Proteins from a genomic interval of Caldicellulosiruptor diazotrophicus:
- a CDS encoding extracellular solute-binding protein: MKRFGRIVAVVTLVVFVLSLVLVFSPSEKAFSSAGSTKKIVFWHITTDAVGKQMIQNQVNRFMKAHPDFKVEVVPLQNDSFKTKLKIAMGSNQAPDVFVTWGGGPFFEYVRAGKVKDITAYMNENNYKNRFVDAAFGPITYNNKIWAVPVEGAGVALVWYNKEIFKKYNLKVPKTYDEFLNIVKVLKSKGITPITLANKTKWPGCFWYWNLVNKLGGASAFEKAAERTGGSFADEPFVKAGQMLQDLVKMGAFPKGFNGLDWDTGQSRMLLYSGKAAMELMGTWQIPIVKAEKKEFYEKNLDFFPFPSIKGGKGEPTSLVGMASSNYYAVTTTCKYPKEAFNMIQYLIDDQAVKERINYGQIPPVKGLKFTDPMLQKVYDVISKAKSIQLWWDQYLPPQLAETHKDIVQSLFGLTITPKAAAEKMEKAAKEYFKK, encoded by the coding sequence GTGAAGAGATTCGGAAGAATTGTGGCAGTGGTGACTTTGGTTGTTTTCGTGTTAAGCTTAGTTTTAGTTTTTTCACCATCTGAAAAGGCTTTCAGCTCAGCAGGTAGCACGAAGAAGATTGTATTTTGGCACATCACAACTGATGCTGTCGGAAAACAAATGATTCAAAACCAAGTAAACAGATTTATGAAAGCGCATCCAGACTTTAAGGTTGAAGTTGTTCCGCTTCAGAATGATTCATTCAAGACAAAATTAAAAATTGCTATGGGTTCTAACCAAGCACCGGATGTATTTGTTACATGGGGTGGCGGTCCTTTCTTTGAATATGTAAGAGCTGGTAAAGTAAAAGATATTACAGCTTATATGAATGAAAATAACTACAAAAACAGATTTGTTGATGCAGCGTTTGGGCCAATTACTTATAACAATAAGATATGGGCTGTACCAGTTGAAGGTGCCGGTGTTGCACTTGTTTGGTACAATAAAGAGATATTCAAAAAATACAATTTGAAAGTACCAAAAACTTATGATGAATTTTTAAATATCGTAAAAGTTTTAAAATCAAAAGGAATAACACCTATTACACTTGCTAATAAAACAAAATGGCCTGGTTGTTTTTGGTACTGGAATTTGGTAAATAAATTAGGTGGTGCATCAGCATTTGAAAAAGCTGCTGAAAGAACAGGTGGCAGCTTTGCAGATGAACCGTTTGTGAAAGCAGGTCAGATGCTTCAGGATTTAGTCAAAATGGGCGCATTCCCAAAAGGATTTAATGGACTTGACTGGGATACAGGGCAATCAAGAATGCTTTTGTACTCTGGTAAAGCTGCAATGGAATTAATGGGAACTTGGCAAATACCTATAGTAAAAGCAGAAAAGAAAGAATTTTATGAAAAGAATCTTGATTTCTTCCCATTCCCATCAATTAAGGGTGGGAAAGGGGAACCAACAAGTTTAGTAGGAATGGCATCTTCAAACTATTATGCTGTGACAACTACATGTAAGTATCCTAAAGAAGCATTCAATATGATACAATACTTGATTGATGACCAGGCAGTAAAAGAAAGAATAAACTATGGTCAAATTCCACCTGTAAAAGGATTGAAATTTACAGATCCAATGTTACAAAAAGTATATGATGTAATTTCAAAAGCAAAGAGTATTCAGCTTTGGTGGGATCAATACCTTCCACCACAACTTGCAGAGACCCATAAGGATATTGTTCAGTCTTTATTTGGCTTGACAATTACACCAAAAGCTGCTGCAGAAAAAATGGAGAAAGCGGCAAAGGAATATTTCAAGAAGTAA
- a CDS encoding endonuclease III domain-containing protein, whose amino-acid sequence MKQEDIKKLPLPTEISQFLYNIYNKLYEFWGPQHWWPAETKFEMVIGAILAQNISWNSVEKAICNLKRSNILSVEGILQTSDEKLSELIKPAGYYNQKTKRLKEFCNFLEREFNSDLEKLFALDISSLRQVLLSQKGIGFETADSIILYGAEKPIFVVDSYTKRLFYRLGLIESEKISYNDLQAIIMANLTPQTKFFNEFHALIVKHCKEICKSKKPICNKCCLRLICNYYKNN is encoded by the coding sequence ATGAAACAAGAAGATATTAAAAAATTACCTCTTCCTACTGAGATTTCGCAATTTCTTTACAATATTTATAACAAGCTTTATGAATTTTGGGGACCACAGCACTGGTGGCCTGCTGAAACCAAATTTGAGATGGTCATAGGCGCAATCTTAGCTCAAAATATCTCTTGGAACTCCGTGGAAAAGGCTATTTGTAATCTAAAAAGATCAAATATCCTGTCAGTTGAAGGAATTTTACAGACTTCTGATGAAAAGTTGTCTGAATTAATCAAACCAGCAGGTTATTATAACCAAAAAACCAAAAGGTTGAAGGAATTTTGCAACTTTTTAGAAAGAGAATTCAACTCTGACTTAGAAAAATTGTTTGCTCTTGATATCTCAAGTTTGAGACAGGTTCTACTTTCTCAAAAAGGTATAGGATTTGAAACAGCTGATAGCATAATTTTGTATGGTGCTGAAAAACCCATCTTTGTGGTAGACAGTTATACAAAAAGACTTTTTTATAGGCTGGGTTTAATAGAAAGTGAAAAAATATCATATAATGATTTACAAGCAATTATTATGGCCAATCTGACTCCTCAAACCAAGTTTTTTAATGAGTTTCATGCACTTATTGTAAAGCATTGCAAAGAAATTTGTAAAAGCAAAAAGCCAATTTGTAACAAATGCTGTTTAAGATTAATTTGTAATTACTACAAGAACAATTAA
- a CDS encoding methyl-accepting chemotaxis protein, translated as MVGTTRLLRRQVAGFLFFLYTILLTISILTNYAVPKRTLEKELKKSFDGDAKAIAEQFESYFKFVNDMLLSFSLNREVSRILTLPQEDAKSKDNIASYEIILSSLKDAAQRLGGDLYLHVKDTYLFANLRGEIESAKYEELTKLEKVASIEADIPLTVYSDKDKLVFEMPVLNFMTFSKIGEIYLVMNKASILQNILKIYKHYQFVVKTKNGQVLISMGKASREQFVYSQNVVGGNFNLSVGGAKDYIYRQISFVRWLFLILTFISMIFIIVLSLFISNVVVNPLKGLEHLFKKIKQKDLSVEKKISQINDEIDKIYDSFFRILQSLKKPIMYFNEIAYNPNISKSKFENVIQQSEDINKEINEKSIKFLNSLEMQRDCLKILSESMDVYMHNLENIKVYLLNQSNKLKALDSLCSSFKLEIGKVENYTNEIEEILFHYNNIVSDLSNKTKELIKLAYNSGILARGLKIVQISVKIELMNNKITNFLNISELEKLITSIEQLITRFYDVLKNIDGINQNVIKEIWNLHSDLKKDKDLQEQFLWILNKMEITILGVYQKINDIVNEIDTLKSKIQEVNNEIAIDIAKLNNTKNNVQQVLTDCFSIKENIKHMMNEISKVEQLAKAIKEYVSAYKL; from the coding sequence ATGGTAGGCACAACAAGACTTTTAAGGAGACAAGTAGCAGGATTTTTGTTTTTTTTGTATACAATTTTGTTGACTATTTCGATATTAACAAATTATGCTGTTCCCAAAAGGACCTTGGAAAAAGAGCTTAAAAAAAGCTTTGATGGTGATGCTAAGGCAATAGCTGAGCAATTTGAAAGTTATTTTAAGTTTGTGAATGACATGCTTTTATCGTTTTCGTTAAATAGAGAGGTTTCAAGAATTCTTACTTTGCCTCAAGAAGATGCTAAAAGTAAAGATAATATAGCGTCGTATGAAATAATACTTTCTAGCTTAAAAGATGCAGCTCAGCGATTGGGTGGAGATTTATATCTTCATGTTAAAGATACTTATTTGTTTGCAAATCTTAGAGGAGAAATTGAGAGTGCTAAGTATGAAGAACTTACTAAGTTAGAAAAAGTTGCTTCTATAGAAGCAGATATTCCGCTTACTGTATATTCTGACAAGGATAAATTAGTGTTTGAAATGCCAGTCTTGAATTTTATGACTTTTAGTAAGATTGGAGAAATATATCTTGTAATGAATAAAGCAAGTATATTGCAAAATATACTCAAAATCTATAAACACTATCAGTTTGTTGTAAAAACGAAAAACGGGCAAGTATTAATAAGCATGGGAAAAGCAAGCAGAGAACAATTTGTATATTCGCAAAATGTAGTTGGTGGCAATTTTAACTTGTCTGTAGGTGGTGCTAAAGACTATATATACAGACAAATAAGCTTTGTTCGTTGGCTATTTTTGATACTAACTTTTATATCAATGATCTTTATTATTGTACTATCATTGTTTATTTCCAATGTTGTAGTTAATCCTTTAAAAGGATTGGAACATTTATTCAAAAAAATAAAGCAGAAAGATTTGAGTGTTGAGAAAAAGATAAGTCAAATTAATGATGAAATTGACAAGATTTATGATTCCTTCTTTAGAATTCTACAATCCCTAAAAAAGCCAATAATGTATTTTAATGAAATAGCATATAATCCAAATATATCCAAAAGTAAATTTGAAAATGTGATTCAACAGAGTGAAGATATAAACAAAGAGATTAATGAGAAATCTATAAAATTTTTAAATTCATTAGAAATGCAGAGAGATTGCTTGAAAATTTTAAGTGAAAGCATGGACGTGTATATGCATAACCTGGAAAATATAAAAGTATATTTATTGAACCAAAGTAATAAATTAAAAGCATTAGATAGTTTATGCAGTTCATTCAAGTTAGAGATAGGAAAAGTAGAAAATTACACTAATGAGATCGAAGAAATATTGTTTCACTATAATAATATTGTTAGCGATTTAAGCAATAAAACAAAAGAATTAATAAAATTAGCCTACAATTCTGGAATATTAGCAAGAGGATTAAAAATAGTGCAAATTTCAGTTAAGATAGAGTTGATGAATAATAAAATTACAAATTTTTTAAATATTTCCGAACTTGAAAAACTAATAACCAGTATAGAACAGCTAATTACAAGATTTTATGATGTGCTAAAAAATATTGATGGTATAAATCAAAATGTTATAAAGGAAATCTGGAATTTACACAGTGATTTAAAAAAAGATAAAGATTTACAAGAACAATTTTTGTGGATACTAAACAAGATGGAAATCACTATTTTGGGAGTATACCAAAAAATTAATGATATAGTTAATGAAATTGATACATTGAAGTCAAAGATTCAAGAAGTTAACAATGAGATTGCTATTGACATTGCAAAACTAAATAATACCAAAAATAATGTTCAGCAAGTGCTAACTGATTGTTTTTCAATAAAAGAAAATATAAAACATATGATGAATGAAATTTCAAAGGTTGAACAACTTGCAAAAGCAATAAAAGAATATGTGTCTGCATACAAGCTTTAA
- a CDS encoding coiled-coil domain-containing protein translates to MKFFRNLFERFKEYMKNKLNFTKVISFFLTALLAFMILVSTYYVAKNIAISAELKSAKNVVTSVNKYLEYKLNLIEVQADSFASNPQVVKLVTQYDSLDDYEKYAIDNAIQQYLNAISDTAKAISFILYIPKHPNITPQLRGQSPYNVNDIGQNRNLISQLKEEGWGILPSDLEIKFGADKDTVNQSICYFKWIGDKNKKEGIVVFGVNYELLNELLDEAYGSSTDEFMLVSNEKVVYSKTKISLNAVKHIGLDEFIVKDKKLIYHYRVANFPLDIYVAKQVEFKGLTYIPFIIFLFITLLAWRILSMIMKNIKKELTAIETYMNTLQPTNEIKLLNEFYNSAQELIETKEEISRMNVDVTKKFSVYLENALKSVNIMIEEIRSIEDNMGSIEGIWYKMKELFLSISDNINKIMATEDKFSKRFIEDNQKIQEEAQKLGDIISDYKHKIEDIVNKKRVVSTKIDRISSQLEKIKELENFNRQNINSVEQLDIISLNSIIKTAKEESNRTLNMISQQLIYQTKLLKSDLVNITKIIQNIIKSTPSISKYNNVMNNIDSYTNYDMHFDEIKRILREMSKNVVEVNDKTKQQKDVLRKMIDNYNTAFDEVTNMKDYFYELTSSLRAYRTSVDGLKNQLEEIMEIITKLKKHWSE, encoded by the coding sequence ATGAAATTTTTCAGAAATCTATTTGAGAGATTTAAAGAGTATATGAAGAACAAATTGAATTTTACAAAAGTAATAAGCTTTTTTCTTACTGCTTTGTTAGCGTTTATGATATTAGTTTCTACATATTATGTTGCTAAAAACATAGCTATTTCAGCCGAATTGAAATCAGCAAAAAACGTTGTAACATCTGTTAACAAGTATTTGGAGTACAAACTTAACTTAATTGAGGTTCAGGCTGATTCATTTGCCAGCAACCCGCAGGTGGTAAAATTAGTGACACAATATGACAGTCTTGATGATTATGAAAAGTATGCAATTGATAATGCAATTCAGCAATATCTTAATGCTATTTCAGATACTGCAAAAGCTATTTCATTTATCTTATATATTCCAAAGCATCCTAATATAACTCCCCAATTGAGAGGACAAAGTCCTTACAATGTGAATGATATAGGGCAAAATAGGAATTTAATAAGTCAATTAAAAGAGGAAGGTTGGGGAATTCTCCCGTCTGATTTAGAGATTAAATTTGGAGCTGATAAAGATACAGTAAATCAATCTATTTGTTATTTTAAGTGGATTGGAGATAAAAACAAAAAAGAAGGAATAGTAGTATTTGGAGTTAATTATGAATTACTTAACGAATTGCTGGATGAAGCTTATGGTAGCAGTACTGATGAATTTATGCTTGTTTCTAATGAAAAAGTTGTTTATAGCAAGACAAAAATAAGCTTGAATGCGGTAAAGCATATTGGATTAGATGAATTTATTGTAAAAGATAAGAAGTTAATTTATCACTATAGAGTAGCAAATTTTCCGTTGGATATATATGTGGCAAAACAAGTTGAATTCAAAGGTTTAACATATATTCCTTTTATAATATTTTTATTTATAACATTATTGGCATGGAGAATTCTATCTATGATAATGAAAAACATAAAGAAGGAACTAACAGCAATTGAAACATATATGAATACATTGCAACCGACAAACGAAATAAAGTTATTAAATGAGTTTTACAACTCTGCTCAAGAATTGATTGAAACTAAAGAAGAAATTTCAAGGATGAATGTTGACGTAACCAAAAAGTTTAGCGTATATTTGGAGAATGCATTAAAAAGTGTTAATATAATGATTGAAGAAATTCGTAGTATTGAGGACAATATGGGAAGCATAGAAGGAATATGGTATAAAATGAAAGAATTATTTTTGAGCATCTCAGACAATATAAATAAAATAATGGCAACAGAAGATAAATTTTCTAAACGTTTTATTGAAGATAATCAAAAAATTCAAGAAGAAGCTCAGAAATTGGGAGACATTATTAGTGATTATAAACATAAGATAGAAGATATAGTAAATAAGAAAAGGGTGGTATCTACAAAGATAGATCGAATTTCCTCACAACTTGAAAAAATAAAAGAATTAGAGAATTTCAATAGACAGAACATAAATTCAGTTGAACAACTGGACATAATATCGCTAAATTCTATAATAAAAACAGCAAAAGAGGAATCAAACAGAACATTAAATATGATTAGTCAGCAGTTGATTTATCAAACGAAATTATTAAAGTCGGATTTAGTAAACATTACAAAAATAATTCAAAATATAATAAAAAGTACGCCTTCTATATCAAAATATAACAACGTTATGAATAACATAGATTCATACACAAATTATGACATGCATTTTGATGAAATAAAAAGAATATTACGTGAAATGTCAAAAAATGTTGTAGAAGTTAACGATAAGACTAAACAACAGAAAGATGTTTTAAGAAAGATGATAGACAACTATAATACAGCGTTTGATGAGGTTACAAACATGAAAGATTATTTTTATGAGCTTACAAGTAGTTTAAGAGCATATAGAACATCTGTAGATGGTCTGAAAAACCAGCTGGAAGAAATAATGGAGATAATAACAAAGTTAAAGAAGCATTGGAGTGAATAA
- a CDS encoding S-layer homology domain-containing protein, whose translation MRMLLKRSLALLVSIFFVFSLVLSIFPQQARAQDTIKIVGSWQDAGNWNFDSSNIVLSETSTPGLYYGEYTFKTGGSYEFKAVINGSIWCTGAPKVADNNTNIPLNVTDGQTVKFWFFKNSQLVIDSTHFPNGPESLVGQNSFKFVGVNNEWNPNDGKYQFVKVPDATYTYVYDNTSNDFSIPWGFKIVIGGFGNLSWAWNGAKEGSVVKFKDGGDNIDLTEFKESNGNLLKTKFYLDILNGWLFTEKDLTNIRPVDFANNSSVIGGSSVHLAWAPYTPNANPLLAKLYYKIIDVSNNSELVSLSDYSTNNKIDIPREWIGKTVKIVANAKIGEITGPNVEFTLNVVDLPQNLIVETANYITYTSIDETFLNLAQGDTIQSITSNFSVVTSYVYNVVYEGNSYPLTFNIDWESSNSSILAINGNAVTVTRPTQGDLQVELRARARFGAVLADGQKIFTLTIKKFLLGVDGGIPVTFNVTVPDYTPANDNIYIAGDFKTDKLPKWDPSGIKLTKVGEKKYSVTMYLPPNVTIEYKYTRGSWSKVEKDAFGNEISNRVLQINTQAVTKNDVVEAFADLEAVKQGLPTVNLVINVPQQTVIDTGDGGKVIKAEGGAISVPNAKNIVLIDSRSALNAIIKGENYTVAVKSSQQTYPLVSIEKRAVESLKQKGAKNIEVKYSDTSVFVDIYNSAPSDIQVQAFQVPKEKIKIEESKLLTGVDDYTNIKIFSMRNFKIVRGEEVDKSNNAIYVFKLSSPIDDGVVPVTFNDNGITPIKDFYIEGEYVIVKGKGSQTIGFAKVEKKFSDVDSIENSVATLVSLGIVQGDNENCLNLDKFVSRAELAALLGRTFDLSQKYYRGYFADISKYNWYAPYVEALKENGILDGYNNKFNPNGLVTREQLSKIAVNIAEKYVSETLQKKDIADLEKASGWAKEYIQKALAYKVMDVDDQGNFRPQDYATRNEVFTTLYNLIVLRNKGLKNYITSDLKPLGVEVTFKVKVPQNTPDDNIHIAGTFSSIGYSDWNPSDNNLKLSKNADGTYSITMYIPEGTTIEYKYVRGEWSKVEKGPNGEELSNRSVTIKKGTDNKMLIEDTVSKWADK comes from the coding sequence ATGAGAATGCTATTAAAAAGGTCTCTTGCTCTGCTGGTAAGTATTTTTTTTGTATTTTCGTTGGTTTTAAGTATTTTTCCACAGCAAGCAAGAGCACAAGATACCATAAAAATTGTAGGTAGCTGGCAAGATGCTGGTAACTGGAATTTTGACAGCTCTAATATTGTTTTGAGTGAAACCTCAACTCCGGGACTTTATTATGGTGAGTATACTTTTAAAACTGGTGGTTCTTATGAGTTCAAAGCAGTTATAAATGGTAGTATATGGTGTACAGGCGCTCCAAAAGTAGCAGATAATAATACTAACATACCTCTTAATGTTACAGATGGTCAGACAGTTAAGTTTTGGTTTTTCAAAAATTCTCAGCTTGTAATTGACAGTACTCATTTTCCCAATGGACCTGAGAGTTTAGTAGGGCAAAATTCTTTTAAATTTGTAGGAGTAAATAATGAATGGAACCCTAATGATGGTAAATATCAATTTGTAAAAGTGCCAGATGCCACATATACCTATGTATATGATAATACTTCCAATGATTTCTCGATTCCATGGGGATTTAAGATTGTAATAGGTGGTTTTGGGAACCTATCATGGGCATGGAATGGTGCAAAAGAAGGTTCAGTTGTTAAATTTAAAGACGGTGGAGATAATATTGACCTGACAGAATTTAAAGAATCTAATGGTAATCTTCTCAAAACAAAATTTTACCTTGATATCCTAAACGGCTGGCTCTTTACCGAAAAAGATTTGACAAACATCCGACCAGTGGATTTTGCAAATAACAGCTCTGTAATTGGTGGAAGTTCAGTTCACCTTGCATGGGCACCATATACACCAAATGCAAATCCTCTGTTAGCCAAGCTTTACTACAAAATAATTGATGTGAGCAATAATAGCGAGTTGGTAAGCCTGAGTGATTACAGCACGAACAACAAAATAGATATTCCGAGAGAGTGGATAGGAAAGACAGTTAAAATTGTTGCAAATGCCAAGATAGGTGAAATAACAGGACCTAATGTTGAGTTTACATTGAATGTTGTTGATTTACCCCAAAACTTAATAGTTGAGACAGCTAACTATATCACGTATACCTCTATAGATGAAACATTTTTAAATCTGGCTCAAGGTGATACAATTCAAAGCATAACTTCAAATTTCTCAGTTGTTACTTCATACGTCTATAATGTCGTGTACGAAGGGAATAGTTACCCATTAACATTTAATATTGACTGGGAGAGCAGCAATTCGTCTATATTAGCAATAAATGGAAATGCAGTTACAGTTACAAGGCCAACCCAAGGTGACCTTCAGGTTGAATTGAGAGCAAGAGCAAGGTTTGGTGCTGTTTTAGCAGATGGACAGAAAATATTTACTCTTACAATAAAGAAATTCCTATTAGGAGTAGATGGTGGAATACCTGTTACGTTTAATGTGACAGTTCCAGATTATACTCCTGCTAATGACAATATTTATATTGCTGGAGATTTTAAAACTGACAAACTACCAAAATGGGATCCTTCAGGAATTAAATTAACAAAAGTTGGAGAGAAAAAATATAGTGTAACAATGTATCTTCCACCGAATGTAACAATTGAATATAAATATACCCGCGGAAGTTGGTCAAAAGTAGAAAAGGATGCATTTGGCAATGAAATATCAAATAGAGTTCTGCAGATAAATACTCAGGCTGTGACGAAAAATGATGTAGTTGAAGCATTTGCAGACCTTGAAGCAGTCAAGCAAGGTCTTCCGACAGTGAATCTGGTCATCAATGTTCCTCAACAGACCGTAATTGATACAGGTGATGGTGGAAAGGTAATAAAAGCAGAAGGTGGTGCTATTTCAGTTCCAAATGCTAAGAATATTGTTTTGATAGATAGTCGAAGTGCATTAAATGCTATTATTAAAGGAGAAAATTATACTGTAGCCGTAAAAAGCTCTCAACAAACTTATCCTCTGGTAAGTATTGAAAAACGAGCAGTAGAGAGTTTAAAGCAAAAAGGTGCAAAGAATATAGAGGTTAAATATTCTGATACATCAGTCTTTGTGGATATATACAATTCGGCTCCAAGTGATATTCAAGTTCAGGCCTTCCAAGTACCAAAAGAGAAAATAAAGATAGAAGAGTCAAAGCTTTTAACAGGTGTAGATGATTACACAAATATAAAGATTTTTAGTATGAGGAACTTTAAAATAGTACGTGGAGAAGAAGTTGATAAATCTAATAATGCAATCTACGTGTTCAAGCTCAGTTCACCAATTGATGATGGTGTTGTACCTGTTACATTCAATGACAATGGAATAACACCAATAAAGGACTTCTATATAGAAGGCGAATATGTCATAGTAAAGGGCAAAGGTAGTCAAACAATAGGTTTTGCTAAAGTTGAAAAGAAGTTCAGTGATGTTGACTCAATTGAAAATAGTGTAGCTACTCTTGTGAGTCTTGGCATAGTTCAAGGCGATAATGAAAATTGCCTCAATCTTGACAAGTTTGTCTCACGTGCTGAGCTGGCAGCATTGCTTGGCAGAACTTTTGACCTATCTCAGAAGTACTACAGGGGTTATTTTGCTGATATTTCGAAGTACAATTGGTATGCACCATATGTAGAAGCACTAAAAGAAAATGGCATTTTAGATGGATATAATAATAAGTTTAATCCTAATGGTCTTGTCACAAGAGAACAGCTTTCTAAAATTGCTGTTAATATTGCTGAAAAATATGTAAGTGAAACATTACAGAAGAAAGATATAGCTGATTTGGAGAAAGCGTCGGGATGGGCAAAAGAATATATTCAAAAAGCCTTGGCATATAAAGTTATGGATGTAGATGATCAGGGCAATTTCAGACCACAGGACTATGCAACAAGAAATGAAGTTTTCACTACACTTTATAACCTGATAGTGTTGAGAAACAAAGGTTTAAAGAATTATATAACATCTGATTTAAAACCCTTGGGTGTTGAAGTAACGTTTAAAGTTAAAGTTCCACAAAATACACCGGATGATAACATTCATATTGCTGGAACCTTCAGTTCAATTGGGTACAGCGATTGGAATCCGTCTGATAACAATTTGAAGCTTTCAAAGAATGCAGATGGTACTTATTCAATCACAATGTATATTCCTGAAGGAACAACCATTGAGTACAAATACGTCAGAGGCGAGTGGAGCAAGGTAGAAAAAGGGCCAAATGGTGAGGAATTATCAAATAGAAGTGTAACAATCAAAAAAGGAACAGATAACAAAATGCTCATTGAAGATACTGTTTCTAAGTGGGCAGATAAATAG